A segment of the Ipomoea triloba cultivar NCNSP0323 chromosome 1, ASM357664v1 genome:
CAGACCGTGTTTGCCGGCCCGTATTTGAGCGGCGAGGCCCGCCGGAGATTCAATGTGGATTATACTTTCTTCAATGTTGGGTTAATGAAGCTCCCGATTGATCTCCCTGGTTTCGCTTTCAGAAACGCGCGGCTCGCGGTGGATAGGCTGGTGGAGACGCTTTCGTTGTGTGCGGAACAGAGTCAGGAGAAGATGGAGACCGGCGAAGAACCTACTTGCCTCATTGATTTCTGGATGCAAGAAGCGGTTAGGGAAATCAACGAAGCGAAACAGAATCCCGGAGAAATCGGAGGTGGTTTTGTTTATAATCCCAAAGAAATCGGCGGCCATTTATTCGATTTCCTGTTCGCGGCGCAGGACGCTTCTACTTCTTCTCTGTTGTGGGCGGTTACGCTCTTGGATTCTCACCCGGGAGTTCTGGAACGGGTGAGAACGGAGGTGAGGAAATTCTGGTCGCCGGAATCGGGGAACCCGATCGCCGCCGAGCATCTGAGAGAAATGAAGTACGTGGAGGCGGTGGCGCGTGAGGTTCTGCGGTTCAGAGCTCCGGCGACTTTGGTGCCTCACATTGCCGGCGTGGATTTCCCGTTGACGGAGAATTATATTGTCCCCAAAGGCACCATCGTGTTCCCGTCGGTTTTGGACTCGTCGTTTCAGGGGTTTCCCGAACCGGAAAAATTCGACCCGGAGCGGTTCATGGAAGAACGGCAAGAGGACCGGGTTTACAAGAAGAACTTTCTAGCCTTCGGGGCTGGGCCCCACCAGTGCGTCGGCCAGAGGTACGCTATTAACCACCTGATGCTCTTCATCGCCGTTTTCACGGCCCTGATCGATTTCAGGCGCCACCGAACCGACGGCTGTGATGACATCGCCTATGTACCCACCATCGCTCCCAAGGATGATTGCAAGGTTTTTCTTTCCCAGAGGTGCATCAATTTCCCATCTCTCAATTGACGATATTGCCCTTCACAAAATTCAATTCTTCATTCCCGACCCGACccgcttcatcaccaactcatTAATGtcatgtttattttattttattttattttatttgttagttCTCAtcgtttgattttttttttttttttttatgtttaatttacgAGTGTGAATACATGTGTCCATCCAATGGTCATGATTCTTTTAAGTAGGTTGAATGGGGGTGACAAATATTCGGATAACGTGTGACGAACCAATGTAAAGAACATTGATGTTattgtttctttctctttctgtctctctctatatatatacagttatacacactatttatttatatatatgtctcTCTCACGCTAACGAATTTCatcatttcattaaaaaattataatcttTATTCGTTTTAATTATGTTGGTCCAAcctattattagtcaattatattgTTCACTGATAAGTGTTGATATaagttcaattttaatatattacatatatatctttaacaagtttattattttatatatatatatatatatatatatatatatatatatatatatatatatatttgggtatatgtttattttagtatattatgaGTCAATACGAACATATagaacattaaaaataaatatgtagtatattaaaaatgaacttataaCATATGTTTAGCTACCGTATCATGTTAATCTTGATTCACGGTGTAAGCATTGATTATTACTACGTATTTTGTTAAGCTTGTTGTTGGTAGTATGTATAGGCACATTCCTAACTCGTGGTCAAGCAATTAACAATGTTTGTTATTGGCCTAGTTGAGTGCATTTGTTGCGATCAAGTGGGGCTGACGAGGTTTTGAGGCGACTAACTTTTGTCTTTTTTCTGGGGTTGTGTCCTTCCTgttcatccaaaaaaaatactttGTGACATACTAAGCTTTTAAGTGCCCTTACGATATCTCTAAACTATTGAGATTAAATCGTTAGGTTGAATTGGGTCAAGTGGAGTCAAATTAAGGTTATTGATCCTTCAATATTAACATATTGGttcactaaaaatgaaattatatatgattTGTACAGACAATTCAGTTAGTTCTTGAATAGTAGATTATAAATAATGATACAAGATGAGCTCAGATAACTGTAATGGGAGAGTTTCatctaatataataaattttttgttaatatcATATACGTCCTCTCATATAATGAATTGTTACGTCATTGTAATTTATCTATCTACTCTCATGTAGTAACATGTGTGGaggaattttttaattttgtgggCAAAAATCGTAACTGTTGTTGACTACAACTTTAATGCAGCATGTGGTAAAAGTAAGCccattttagaaattataatacCCACCCGTTGGATGATTCAAAAGATTCATTAGCGCATGCGGTATTCCCGTACGCAATAAATAACCGACACTGTCCAAAGTACATATTCAAAGAATCTATGTTCATATTTACTTCTTTTAGAGCATCTATATCAGCGCATCATGTGGAGTTTTTGGAACAGGACACGCTGAGTTGGCAGTGAGAGAAGCTAAGAGAGAAAATTTGGAGTATCATCTGCAACGCATCGGGATATTAGGttcccaagaaaaaaaaaaaaatgcagtccACAGATGCTGTGCGCGTTGTGCGCAAAGCATGCGCCCACTCGGGCGCGTCAAGCGCCCCTGACAACCTctgttatataatttttttaaaaaaaacatatttattttatttttttcttcacactccccttttctctttcctaatcacacttacaaaatctcctcAATTACCGTGAAATATACCCACTACTAAAGATGCTCTTAGCTACTTACAGAGGTTTTCAACGTTTTTTTATgttcttatttttaattctaaaaatcTGTTCGAACCCAACCATAATTTATACATTATTAGACATTTAgacatttaattatttttgttatattaaaATGTCCATGTAAGGGTGCTTAATGGTGGGTTTCAATTgatatttgataattaattgaaaatgtacctaagattttttttttccgttaggtaaatataatttttattgtagtaATTGACTATTACACGCTTATTTTTCCCTACTATATATGACCTACTCATGTCCTTCCACCTCCACTTATACCAGCTATTTTTATTGtccttattatttattttcacctATCACTGTCTCTCTAGTACTAAAACATCTATCTAGCTCCACCGCGTACCGTACACCTATAtcagttatttttattatccttattgtttattttcatcGACCACTATTTCTGTAGTACCAAAACATCTATCTAGCTCCACTGCGTACACCTGTACCAGCTATTTTTATTGTCcttattgtttattttcatcTATTATTGTCTCTCTAGTACCAAAACATCTATCTAGCTCCACCTCGTACACCTATACCAGCTATTTTTATTGTCCTTACTGTTTATTTTCATCTATCACTGTCTCTCTAATACCAAAACATCTATCTAGCTCGACTGCGTACACCTATACCAGCTATTTTTATTGTccttattgtttatttttatttatcacgGTCTCTCTAGTACCAAAACATCTATCTAGTTCCACCACACCTATATATACCAGCTATTTTTATTGTCcttattgtttattttcatcTATTACTGTCTGTCTAGTACCAAAACATCTATCTAGCTCCACCATATCTATACCAGCTATTTTTATTGTCcttattgtttattttcatcTATCATTGTTTGTCTAGTACAAAATCATCTATCTAGCTCCACCATAATTATACTtgctatatatttttattgttcttattgttaattttcatCTATCACTATTTGTCTAGTACTAAAACATCTATCTAGCTCCACCACAACTTATCTATCCAACCATTACTAGTCCACCTCACACTTTCTCTATCTTTTTCATTAACGCACATTGTCATTTAGGGactaacaataaataaataaataatcaatcaactaactaataaatgtaataatcaAATCGTTTTAAATCTTGCGTTTTCAGTCCATTATTAGttattaagttaaaaaaatattgattgttcAAATTTTTGGCCTATATTGATGATTAGGAAtttaataaacatttaaatgtAAAGATATGCAATGGTTGATTGTTAATACATTTAAATGTAAAGATATGCAATGGTTGATTGTTAATGGAACGAAAATGCTTTTTTCCTCTCCTATGTTTTTCTTCCAATATTTCCTCCTAATGTGATATTATTTGATTcgactttttaatattttactattaactaaattctttttaattagTGGTGGGGTTAATAACCAATTCTCGAGCACCATTGCATATCCTTACATTTAGATGCTTATTAAAATTCGTAATCATCAATATAGCCGTAGCGCCAATGACTTTGTGTTCTAGTGGCACGAAGTGGTTCTTCTATATGGGACTATGGGAGGCCACGAGTTTGAGTCCCAGTGGAACATATACTAAGTTATAATaaagttagtagtactaaaaaaataaaaatcaatacaGCTAGCCATAATAACaaactaaaaattgaaaatttagatCGATAATTCGATTGGACATCAGCTACTTGGTCCattgaaattcttttttttttgctaaccCCAATATGACAATGCGTGTGTTAAATGAAAGTGATATTGGGTAGTGTGAGTGAATTGGTCGATAGGTTGTGATAGAGATAGATATTTTGATACTAGAGAGACAAACATATATGAAAGAAAACAATACGGACAATAAGTAACTAGTATAGGTGGATTGTGGGAGTACGTGAATAGACCATATATAGTAGGGGTAAGTAGGCACGTAGTATGTAGTCAATCACTacaagtaaaattatatttgCTTAGGGGAAATCgccgatttggtccctcagtTGTTATCAAACTGTCAATGTTGTCCCTTAACTCCGTATTCATCGATTTGACCCctgaaaataattgtttttagtcaCATAACTCCATCCGGCCAGTTTCTGGCAAACACTTAGATTTAGcaggggtattttgatcatttCGCCCGTGACagagatagagagagggagagggagcgTTCGAGAGGCGATGATAGTTCTCAAGCTAAACCGCCGATGGCGTCAAAGTTGAAATCGAACCCTGTCTCACAGGCGAAGtcaaagttgattcaagaaCACAAGATTTTCCTGCTCGGTTAGCATCGGAGGGATTCTTCCTTTGAGCTTATTTCCGAACAGATCAACATAGGAGAGATTGGGGTGCCAATGTTTGGGGAGAAACCCCGTGAGATTCGTGTGGGAAACAGTGACGGTTATTAGGTTTTTGATGCTATTAAAGATAACGGAAGGGCCGCTGGCCGTGATGGAGACGTGTGAGACCGTTAAGTCGGTGAGATTTTGGAGGTGGCTAAGCCAGACTCCGCTGAGCTTCTGGAGGCTGTTAATGGCGGTGAATGACCAGAGATTCGAAACTAGCTCGGAGGGAATCGGAAGCGGATGGGGGAAATGAGGCAGTTAAGGAATGCTAAATCCTTCAAAGTAGATAATGATTTGAGGGAGACGAGGTGGCGGAAGGGCTTGGAGCCGTGGCAGAATGAAAGACTCAAAGATTGCAGAGCTCTCAACTGCTTAGGGTGAAGAGTGGAAGATGAAATTGCCACCAGAGAAGAAGATGATTTCTGTGCAGGGGCAGTCGGTAAGTGTTTGTTGACTATAAGGTGCTGCAAACTTACAAAGCCTACTTGCCCTATAACCATGTTTCTTTATGGAGATCAGGCAACAAACATTGCTTTAACCTTCTCCATCTGATTTTGAAGCTTCTCTTTGGCATGCCTCAGAGAACCAAGAACCTCTCTTACTGATTTCACAATCAAACCTAACCTCCCCTCTAATGCCCCTCCGACCTGGCAAACCCAATTGAGGGACCGAACTGGGCAACTTCTTCTCCTCTGCATTCCCATCTTCTTTTTCGGACTTGAGTTTCTTCCTCGTCGATTCTCTCAGAGGGGTCTCCGTCAGCCGCTTTACCCGCTTTGAGGCCGGAGGGGCATTAGAAGGGAGGTCAGGTTTGATTGTGAAGTCAGGGGTGTGTTGGGAAGAATCCAGCTCTTCTTCGTCGGATTCAGATTTAGATTCGGATAAAGTTTGTGAATTTTCAACGGTGGACTTCTTCGACAACAGCGGCGACAACAGCGGCGACGAAGAGGGAGGGAGGactgaagaaaggaaaatactaATTTGCCCCTACTAAATCGGAGTGTTTGCCGGAAACTGGCCGGATGGAGTTATGtgactaaaaacaattattttcagGGGTCAAATCGATGAATACGGAGTTAAGGGACAACATTGACAGTTTGATAACAactgagggaccaaatcggtgaTTTCCCCTATTTgcttaactaaaaaaaatatacttaaaacaataaaatatgtaaatatttaaCTCAATTAATGAAATCCGTCGGCTGTATTTGAAGTGTAGATATTTAATCTCATATGTAAGTCCATaagttttagatttttttcTCGAATGAAAGTAAATGATGATGACAATTGACCTGAGGtaaaatttcttttttggtgaatcaaaattataatataaataacattatatagTAATATGTCAGGTCCATTTACAAAACTTTTATAAATATCTTAAatgcattgaaaatataaaaaacttTTATGGTGCTGATCATCCTCAATACAGTGACTGTATTGTATCATCTCTATCATTGGCCACATGACTTTTAATACTAATCTAAATCTATATGATATTAAACAACAAAGTAAAATGCACCCAACGCAATAATTGAGAAGTTTGACATTGCAAAATGTTGTTAATGTTTGTCATATTTCACTTATATTTTAGTGTACAAAACTACCAAATGTGCCAACCTGTGAATGTTATCATAAGCATAGTTTCACTTTAGGAAGAAGGAAGAAACTTTAATATTATTGGTTGGTTCTGTTATCACGTGCATGATTCCGTTCCCATATTAAAATTGCTCAATTATGAATCAATCTCCTACCGTCGTATCATAGATCTTTATCTGTAAGATATGTcgatagaaatgtaatacttgtattaaaaaattaatatataaattaggaataaagtgtcTATTACTTTattagaaaaaatgtaatatttgataagaaaataatgtaataattttaaatcaaaactttaaaatattacttgtttttttcttctttcaaaagaCATATTTTGAGTAGTAGGACGTAGGACATTTATAATAGTACTTTAGTAATAGTAGGACATTTATAATAGTACCATAATAGTAGTACGTACTACTATTATAAATGTCCCACTACTATTAGGCCTGGTAATTATGGACACGACACAAAAtcggacacgaaaataacggaTTAGTGTTAAGCTTTAACATGTCTTGGGTTGTTAACGGGTTTACCTGTTAAGAATCTGTtatgtttcgtgtcttaacgggtcaatccattaaacctattaagaatcCATTTAACTCGTTAATATTATCGTATTAACCCGTTTACACAAACCTGTTTACaacccgctaagaaccattgCCGTTTAGGTAAGAATCGTTGTCATGGATGAATTTACTACGTTATGCCAAGATCCTACAccaattatatattaatgttcaacgatctgaaatttgaattttaattgtgttcaattttattctaaaaactattgtgaacttctttaattataaattttggatgttattttattattttaagaatgtTATAActtgaatattttttagtttgtttgattgATTGAATTGTAggatttatttctttatatatatatatatatatatatatatatatatatatatatatataaaacttaactttaaattttattttttaatatattaataggttttacgggtttaaacgggtttcgtgtcatatcgtgtcgacacgactCGAAACTTGTTAACAAAACGTGCCTATCGTGTCAACctgtttaacccgttaacaattcgtgttcgtgttaaaaatttgaactcgttaaccttaacgtgttgtatccgtgtttagccttatcgtgtggactcgttaacgaacccgtatacacgaattgtcAGGTCTAAgtctactactactattatatctgaatgaattaattgtaattattatataaaaattcaacgacccatgtttaatctatactactaataaaaataaaattctactTTTATAACTTCTTGCTCAAACTACCTCCCGAgctattactatatatatggtaaataataactcaataaatgtgacaactttcatatgtagatatattttttatatacatataatattataagaacaaaattatcatttatatTCTTCTGTATAATTACTATgataattttatggtaatacaCACACTGAATGTATAAAAGCATAAttgcataatattaatataattatctaataattattatggtaattgaagaattaattacacagatattaattaatataattgattaataattattatgttaattaagctaataattagacacatattaatataattacaattaaacatgagtggttggattttttttattataataattaaaattaattcattcagatatTGAGGAtgaggagaaaaaaataaagacgATATggtgaaaaacaaaatatacctaaggtataaaagtataattgcctaataattattatggtaattaatctaAACATAATTCgctagatttatttttataataattacaattaaattatttccccTTTtccccatatttattttagtaacaatataattacataaatcatattatatatcaatttttcaaaataattgcaGATAAACgattcatatattattcaattaattgattgatactttttcactaatcttataataaaataaatgtaaattttcaaatattaaaattgtttataatttcatatttaattatattatctaaatatatatttaaattttttttatccatgcatcgcaTGGGTAATTGAGCAATTGTTTGCTCGAATTCATGCCatgataacattagaaaacattaTCGATTAAACTCATTTCATTAATTGCACGAAATAATAttcattgttataatttatataattgtatatctattcaaatattattaaaatattataataaattcattttgtgcaATACACGTGCGAAAATACTCAatttcaaataatatcatattttaaagaaattcaCACCATATATATTGTTAGTTAAGGACTTGAGGCAACTACAAGAAATTGATATTTCCAACAGGCCGGCAAGCCTACATGCGGGCTACTTCAACGGGACTACGGGAGTGGCTAAATGCCTAAATTGTACTCCAACTAACACCGTTAATTATTCCGTATTAAATTAGATTCTATTTAAGTGCTATAGTACAATTAATTAAcaacaaatttttattatctaatatGTAATGTGACAAGTAAATGTTATGGTGTCACCAATTACTGTATATTGTGCAAAACACAACATAATCATAGAAATatggaatattttattttgtactacGTAGTAAATAAGGGTGCGAGCAGGGATTAGTCTGAGTACGGTACAGACTAAAATGTGCTTCTTACGGCTAGGGTATACTCAGAATACCTCGTGGTCTAACTCAAAAAAGAAGGTATAAAGTCATCTAAATCTTTTATGAGTATATCTCAGTGCTTCCtattttaaattgatatgtattgtatttaaaaatttaagagatgtttaaaaattacatacatgagaaaattatttttttatatttatttaacagTGTACTTGTCATCCTTCCTTATATAGGGCATGACCAGATGAGGCCATGATCCTTTTATAAAAAGTGATGACTGATCTCACCCATCCATCACGATTCATCAATGGTTGAggagttttagtaaaaaaaacacaaggtaaattttatatacaataatgagttaattccagcaatggttctccgactatgttaatttttcaaaattaatcatcgacttttaatttgaacaatttaagtcccttgattttcaaattctttccaatgttggtcatttcgtcaaattttggttaagttcaGGTCAAATGAGGGGGTAAAATTGTGCGTTCACCTGTTTAgcgtattattactcgtatttcttctgtcATATAcactgtatatatgaatataatctcagtcgaagtctcaatcgaagccatataatctcagtcgaagagacttcggctaacattatattcatacatatagcgtataggacatgagaaatacgagtaataatacagtaaacaggtgaacggacaattttaccccttcatttgacctcaacttaaccaaaatttgacgaaaggactaacattagaaaaattttgaaagtcaagggacttaaattgtctaaattaaaagtcggggactaattttaaaaaattaacataatcggaggaccattgctggaattaactctataataattgaaaactttttaatatatagTGGAGttcattttgtaataattattacaaacttgaaaTTTTAGTAATGATAAAGTCTTAGCCTTagactttaatgattttacaTAATTATGTTCTTGATTATTAGAATTACAGACTAAAGCGtgaaaaccactatagtcgatgatTAAACTGGGCAAAACTATTATAGTCGATGtgtaaattgagtattaatagaGGATAAATTACCAAGTTATCTTAACAAAGGATTCAATTTGATAAAATCGTTGAAGTCCATGAcccaattaaacacaaaaagacatttaaaattaaattgagataaatcactatagtcgaagactaaatGGATATTAACTCAttagaaaatcatttttctgCAATGCACGATAAGTACTAGTGCTCATACACATGAGGAAGTGTTTAAGTTGTaagtaacattatatatatatatatatttttgaaaaggaTATATAATTTAGTTGTAGCAAAAAAATCGTGTTTTATCTTTAACTTCAtccaaaattatttgtttagtaattttttaaatgggagttcatataatattttccttttttgaattGGATTTATAGGCAACGTATTGCTTGCACTCTTAACAAATGATTTTGTACTTTTCTTGAAGGatgaaatcattttaaaaactatatacGGTAAGTATACTTAATAACTTAATTCATCATGTAGAGTTTTGGTCAATAAGTTACCTCTAAATCATGTGACAATGGCTTCTAGTGAATGCAAGAAACTCATTcaaattctaaatatataaattctacgctaactattatgaaaaattaaattataattgtcTTAACTTTCATTAATTGAACTAGTAGACATATAAAAAGGAATGGAGAGAGTAgaataattgcatatataatttaactattACTAATACTACGGGCCACAATACTAGTATTCTTAGAGACGTACTAGGTAAAAACTTGCGTGAGACCATCTCAAGGtcttaatccgtgagacggatcagatctttgattaatgatgtcAAAGATCCAAcctattagtaaaaaaaatttaacccaTCAATCAAAGATTCGATCGGTCTCagggattgagacccgtgagacgtcCTCACACAAGTGTCGTTACCCAATGTACAAATAAGGATATGATAaagtacaaaataaaataaaatcctaataaaattttcttttaaaataattacggagtatcttttattttatactcATGATGGGTGATTATTTTATTACacctttttttctttgctttctattattttattctttttatatatctccgtatctatactattaataaaaacaatatcctcagttttaacttcccgcccaaaacagacctataatattatggtttgcgtaatattataaaatatggtaatacagttcctatccctaatacaattgtaaattaaaatagaattcctactaaaatatattcttccctacgttcctattcgtaatacaattctagactagcattactaatggtaataattcagtatatatatttctctgcaatgcaatctatacttctatactattaataaaaacaatatcttcagttTTATCTTCCCGACCAAAAcaaacctataatattatggtttgcgtaatattgtaaaatatggtaatacaattcttatccctaatacaattgtaaactaaaatagaattcctaataaaatatattcttccctacgttcctattcgtaatacaattctagactagaattactaatggtaataattcagtatatatatttctctgcaatgcaatctatactattaataaaaacaatatcctcagttttaacttgtattatggtatggtacgtaatattgtacaaaatatgaaaatttggcataattcaacccgcaaggccaaccaattttctgaacgacattcgtgcatgcaggtgtcggcgcacgagtcaagcctttttaagttcattttgggatttcatttgcaccccctcccccttgcgtgcgagagagagcctctatgctatacaattcaataagccttagaaaaactcttgtataagtagtggtgcaaaccacttctcaaaccaatgtgggacaaaagttacttgaaaggtttttttctatatttttctaactcaaatgggtcaactttgagaaccaatttttcattcacccattatcattagcataaattgtttagtttggtttcggcaagtgtttgatcttatcctgggcgagcaaaaaagaatgatgatgaagacccagatctttgatgaagctttaagctccttgaaggaacatagcttcctagttatgaaacagtctgcgattcaagttttctataacatagttagaaaagttgtttctatgtctgactgtaaggaatgatttaccatttcattgatcgttgatgtaaacattttatgttatgaattaatggaatagctacgtttaccttaaaaaaaacataattctttacaagataatattcattatatacttttttaatcattttcagTTCAAAAATTCAAAGCACCACAACCATCAGCCTGCGACGGCccctttcatttttatttgtaaattcatTCATCTCATTAATTGAAGTTGtttctttccttctttttttattttttatttttttaatactattagttatttatttagaataatcaatattctttatattttgtattataacatttttcataaatatgctATATATGTGCACATGCACGTATATGTCAagaattattgtgtggaccattatgctaaaagtgcattatttttgtactgaaggtacattatttgatagtatatataaaataatgtactttatgtacaaaaataatgtacttttaatatattaaaaatatactttttatttatgttccacacagttgtgtggaccatggtccatacaataatgatcACCCCTATTCGAACACAAATATTCTAAATAGGTGCTTATTGGATTTTAGACCcaagtaattaaatttattttttaatttgttttttgggCGATAAAGAAAACTCGTATCATTTTGTGACAAGATTTCGTACTATGGATAGAGAAAGTGCCTATATTGTGGAAGTCTTGGGCCTCTTGGCAAACCAAAAGGCCCAAGAGGCCAGGTAAGcggcaaatttttatttttattttattttattttattatggacCATGGTAGAGATAGTTATGCAGACCATGAATGTAatgcacatttttaatatattaaaagtaaattttttgtgtactgaatgtatattatttgatagcatacaaaattatata
Coding sequences within it:
- the LOC116017561 gene encoding cytochrome P450 710A11-like; the protein is MENSIFPYVPYLVAFLALILLLEQISYLKKKRFLPGPAFVFPVIGNVVTLVTNPTKFWDDQSALAKTNAAGISVNYIIGRFILYIHSTDLSHKVFSNVRPDAFHLIGHPFGKKLFGEHNLIYMFGQEHKDLRRRIAPNFTPKALATYTEIQQRIIIKHLACWLKRSSDSPSEPIPLRILCRDMNLETSQTVFAGPYLSGEARRRFNVDYTFFNVGLMKLPIDLPGFAFRNARLAVDRLVETLSLCAEQSQEKMETGEEPTCLIDFWMQEAVREINEAKQNPGEIGGGFVYNPKEIGGHLFDFLFAAQDASTSSLLWAVTLLDSHPGVLERVRTEVRKFWSPESGNPIAAEHLREMKYVEAVAREVLRFRAPATLVPHIAGVDFPLTENYIVPKGTIVFPSVLDSSFQGFPEPEKFDPERFMEERQEDRVYKKNFLAFGAGPHQCVGQRYAINHLMLFIAVFTALIDFRRHRTDGCDDIAYVPTIAPKDDCKVFLSQRCINFPSLN